A part of Anolis sagrei isolate rAnoSag1 chromosome 3, rAnoSag1.mat, whole genome shotgun sequence genomic DNA contains:
- the LOC132770343 gene encoding zinc finger protein 850-like, with amino-acid sequence MQEKSYECLECGKSFSDSGNLHKHQRTHTGEKPYKCLECGKSFTDSGNLHKHQRSHTGEKPYECLLCGKSFTLRHNLQRHEKIHTGEKPYECLECGQSFAQNSHLHTHKRTHTGEKPYKCLECGKSFTDSGSLHKHQRTHTGEKPYECLECGRSFSWRHHLQKHGRIHTGEKPYKCLECGKSFTDSGSLHKHQRTHTGEKPYTCLECGKSFNQNESLQSHQRTHTGEKPYTCLECGQSFTQSSNLHTHKRTHTGEKPYKCLECGKSFTQSGDLRSHQRTHTGEKPYECLECGKSFTWRHHLQQHGRIHSGEKPYKCLECGQSFTQSSNLHTHKRTHTGEKPYKCLECGKSFTQSGDLRSHQRTHTGEKPYECLECGKSFTWRHHLQQHGRIHTGEKPYKCLECGKSFGRHWSLQSHHRTHTGEKPYQCLECGKNFTGSGDLRKHQQTHTGEKPYKCLKCGKSFTQRIYLHNHQGTHTGAKPYKCLECGKSFSWEHSLQQHERLHTGEKPYQCLECGKNFNGSGDLRRHQRTHTGEKPYQCLECGKSFTRSGGLRRHQQIHTGEKPYQRLECGNNFTGSGNLHRHQRTHTGEKPYHSLILFENPIPIISYLVHISTIF; translated from the coding sequence ATGCAGGAGAAATCCTatgaatgcctggaatgtggaaagagcttcagtgataGTGGAAATCTACATAAACACcaacgaactcacactggggagaaaccctataaatgcctggagtgtggaaagagcttcactgatagTGGAAATCTACATAAACACCAACGaagtcacactggggagaaaccctatgaatgcctgttgtgtggaaagagtttcactttgAGACATAATCTGCAGCGACATGAAAAGAttcacactggtgagaaaccctatgaatgcctggagtgtggacagagcttcgctcAGAATTCACACCTACATACCCACAAACGAACTCACACCGGTGAGAAAccgtataaatgcctggagtgtggaaagagcttcactgatagTGGAAGTCTACATAAACACcaacgaactcacactggggagaaaccttatgaatgcctggagtgtggaaggaGTTTCAGTTGGAGGCATCATCTGCAGAAACATGGAAGGAttcacactggtgagaaaccttacaaatgcctggaatgtggaaagagtttcactgatAGTGGAAGTCTACATAAACACCagcgaactcacactggggagaaaccctatacatgcctggagtgtggaaagagcttcaaccAGAATGAAAGTCTGcagtcacatcaaaggactcacactggggagaaaccctatacatgcctggaatgtggccagagcttcactcagagttcaaacCTACATACTCACAAACGAACTCACACCggtgagaaaccctataaatgcctggagtgtggaaagagcttcactcagagtggagatctacgttcacatcaacgaactcacactggggagaaaccctatgaatgcctggagtgtggaaagagtttcacttggAGGCATCATCTGCAGCAACATGGAAGGATTCactctggggagaaaccttataaatgcctggaatgtggccagagcttcactcagagttcaaacCTACATACTCACAAACGAACTCACACCggtgagaaaccctataaatgcctggagtgtggaaagagcttcactcagagtggagatctacgttcacatcaacgaactcacactggggagaaaccctatgaatgcctggagtgtggaaagagtttcacttggAGGCATCATCTGCAGCAACAtggaaggattcacactggggagaaaccctataaatgcctggagtgtggaaagagcttcggtCGGCATTGGAGTCTACAGTCTCACcacagaactcacactggggagaaaccctatcaatgcctggagtgtggaaagaacttcactgGCAGTGGTGACCTACGTAAACACCAacaaactcacactggggagaaaccctataaatgcctgaagtgtggaaagagcttcactcagcgTATATACCTACATAACCACCAAGGAACTCACACTGGGgcgaaaccatataaatgcctggagtgtggaaagagtttcagttgGGAGCATTCTCTGCAGCAACATGAAAGGctgcacactggggagaaaccctatcaatgcctggagtgtggaaagaacttcaatGGCAGTGGAGACCTACGTAGACACCAACgaactcatactggggagaaaccctatcaatgcctggagtgtggaaagagcttcactcgtaGTGGAGGTCTACGTAGACACCAAcaaattcacactggggagaaaccctatcaaCGCCTGGAGTGTGGAAACAACTTCACTGGCAGTGGCAACCTACATAGACACCAACgaactcatactggggagaaaccctatcattccctcattctctttgaaaatcctatcccaattatatcctaccttgttcacatcagcactattttttaa
- the LOC137096536 gene encoding zinc finger protein ZFP2-like encodes MQGKPYTCLECGKSFTQSGNLDSHQRTHTGEKPYKCLKCEKSFPWKHSLQQHEWTHLGEKPYKCLECGKSFTRRGSLGLHQRTHTGEKPCKCLECGKSFTKSTNLRRHQHIHIGKKPYKCLECGLGLTRRDSLQKHERTHTGEKPYECLKCGKRFIESGTLRSHQRIHTGEKPYECPECGKSFTQRGRLQTHARTHTGEKPYECLECGKRFVESGTLRSHQRIHTGEKPYECLECGKSFTRSDNLQQHERIHTGEKAYECLECGKSFTRRDHLQQHERIHTGEKPYKCLECGKSFAQSRSLHLHQQTHFGEKPDVMEPGSCRPNRA; translated from the coding sequence ATGCAAgggaaaccctatacatgcctggagtgtggaaagagcttcactcagagtggaaatctagattcacatcagaggactcacactggggagaaaccctataaatgcttgaAGTGTGAAAAGAGTTTCCCTTGGAAGCATAGTCTGCAGCAGCATGAATGGACTCAccttggggagaaaccctataaatgcctggaatgtggaaagagcttcacgcGGAGAGGTAGTTTAGGTTTGCATCAACGAACCCACACGGGTGAGAAACCAtgtaaatgcctggagtgtggaaagagcttcactaagAGTACAAACCTACGTAGACACCAACACATTCACATTGGgaagaaaccctacaaatgcctagagtgtggactGGGTTTAACTCGGAGGGATTCTCTACAgaaacatgaaaggactcacactggggagaaaccctacgaATGCCTGAAGTGTGGAAAGAGGTTCATTGAAAGTGGAACCCTACGTTCAcaccaaaggattcacactggggagaaaccctatgaatgtccggagtgcggaaagagcttcactcagaggggTCGGCTGCAGACGCATgcaaggactcacactggggagaaaccctatgaatgtctggagtgtggaaagaggttCGTTGAAAGTGGAACCCTACGTTCAcaccaaaggattcacactggggagaaaccctatgaatgcctggagtgcggaaagagttTCACTAGGAGCGATAATCTGCAGCAacatgaaaggattcacactggtgagaaagcctatgaatgcctggagtgtggaaagagtttcactcggAGGGATCACCTGCAGCAacatgaaaggattcacactggggagaagccctataaatgcctggagtgtggaaagagcttcgcaCAGAGTAGAAGTTTACATTTGCATCAACAAACCCACTTTGGAGAGAAACCTGATGTTAtggagcctgggagttgtaggccaaacagggcatag
- the LOC132770354 gene encoding zinc finger protein 135-like produces MHITVNMQEKPYTCLECGKNYIWRRSLQVHHRTHTGEKPYKCLECGKSFTQSGDLRSHQRTHTGEKPYKCLECGKSFTQSGDLRSHQRTHTGEKPYKCLKCEKSFPWKHSLQQHEWTHTGEKPYKCLECGKSFTHSGSLGVHQRTHTGEKPYKCLECGKSFSRSTHLRRHQHTHIGEKPYKCLECGLGLTRRDSLQKHERTHTGEKPYECLKCGKSFTRSDHLQKHEGIHTDEKPYTCLECGKNYIWHRSLQVHHRTHTGEKPYKCLECGKSFTQSGGLRKHQRTHTGEKPYKYLEYGKSFSWRPSLELHERIHFGELPFKCLECGKSFTGSGSLHSHQRTHTGEKPYKCLECGKSFTQSGTLRSHQRIHTGEKPYKCLECGKSFSWRRSLQLHERTHTGEKPYTCLECGKSFTQSGTLRSHQRTHTLVM; encoded by the coding sequence ATGCATATCACTGTCAACATGcaagagaaaccctatacatgcctggagtgtggaaagaactaTATTTGGCGTAGGAGTCTACAAGTTCACcacagaactcacactggggagaaaccctataaatgccttgagtgtggaaagagcttcactcagagtggagatctgcgttcacatcaacgaactcacactggggagaaaccctataaatgtctggagtgtggaaagagcttcactcagagtggagatctgcgttcacatcaacgaactcacactggggagaaaccctataaatgcctgaagTGTGAAAAGAGTTTCCCTTGGAAGCATAGCCTGCAGCAGCATGAatggactcacactggggagaaaccctataaatgcctggaatgtggaaagagcttcactcatagtggTAGTTTAGGTGTGCATCAACGaacccacactggtgagaaaccatataaatgcctggagtgtggaaagagcttcagtaggAGTACACACCTACGTAGACACCAACACACTCacattggggagaaaccctataaatgcctagagtgtggattGGGTTTAACTCGGAGGGATTCTCTACAgaaacatgaaaggactcacactggggagaaaccctacgaATGCCtgaagtgtggaaagagtttcactagGAGCGATCATCTGCAAAAACATGAAGGGATTCACACTGatgagaaaccctatacatgcctggagtgtggaaagaactaTATTTGGCATAGGAGTCTACAAGTTCACcacagaactcacactggggagaaaccctataaatgtctggagtgtggaaagagcttcactcagagtggaggcctacgtaaacatcaaaggactcatactggggagaagccctataaataCCTGGAGTATGGAAAGAGTTTCAGTTGGAGGCCTTCTCTGGAGCTGCATGAAAGGATTCACTTTGGTGAGTTACCCTttaaatgtctggagtgtggaaagagcttcacggGCAGTGGAAGTTTACATTCACATCAACgtactcacactggggagaaaccctataaatgcttggagtgtggaaagagctttactCAGAGTGGaactctacgttcacatcaaaggattcatactggggagaaaccttataaatgcctggagtgtggaaagagtttcagttgGAGGCGTTCTCTGCAGCTGCATgaaaggacccacactggggagaaaccctatacatgtctggagtgtggaaagagctttactCAGAGTGGAACCCTACGTTCACACCAGAGGACTCACACTCTAGTAATGTGA
- the LOC132770351 gene encoding zinc finger protein ZFP2-like, with the protein MQEKRYTCLECGKSFSKSTNLRRHQQIHTGEKPYKCPECGKSFTHSGSLHSHQRIHTGEKPYTCLECGMSFSKSTHLRRHQHTHIGKKPYKCLECGLGLTRRDSLQKHERTHTGKKPYECLKCGKSFTRSDHLQKHERIHTDNKAYECLECGKSFTQREHLQQHERSHTGEKPYKCLECGKSFAHSGGLRKHQRTHTGEKPYKCLECGKSFTLSGTLRSHQRIHTGEKPYKCLECGKSFRWRHSLQLHERTHTGEKPYTCLECGKSFTQSGTLRSHQRTHTLVM; encoded by the coding sequence ATGCAGGAGAAACGCTATacttgcctggagtgtggaaagagcttcagtaagAGTACAAACCTACGTAGACACCAACAaattcacacaggggagaaaccctataaatgccctgagtgtggaaagagcttcacccaTAGTGGAAGTCTACATTCAcaccaaaggattcacactggtgaGAAGCCCTATACATGCCTTGAGTGTGGAATGAGCTTCAGTAAGAGTACACACCTACGTAGACACCAGCACACACACATTGGgaagaaaccctacaaatgcctagagtgtggactGGGTTTAACTCGGAGGGATTCTCTACAgaaacatgaaaggactcacactgggaagaaaccctatgaatgcctgaagtgtggaaagagtttcactagGAGCGATCACCTGCAGAAacatgaaaggattcacactgaTAATAAAGcctatgaatgcctggagtgtggaaagagcttcactcagagggaacatctgcagcaacatgaaaggagtcacactggggagaaaccctataaatgtctggagtgtggaaagagcttcgctcATAGTGGAGGCctacgtaaacatcaaaggactcatactggggagaagccctataaatgcctggagtgtggaaagagctttactCTGAGTGGaactctacgttcacatcaaaggattcacactggcgagaaaccttataaatgcctggagtgtggaaagagtttccgTTGGAGGCATTCTCTGCAGctgcatgaaaggactcacactggggagaaaccctatacatgtctggagtgtggaaagagctttactCAGAGTGGAACCCTACGTTCACACCAGAGGACTCACACTCTAGTAATGTGA